From Kineosporia succinea, the proteins below share one genomic window:
- a CDS encoding RNA polymerase sigma factor, which translates to MGDAALLRRVSRGDRAAFDELYRRTSPWLLVRLRRRCSDDDLVAEVLQDTYLAVWRAAGSFSGRSDGEDTSAGWLWTIASHRLVDAFRRRARHAAETPTEEEPLVATEPAAEDVVLRGHVSGEMEQALLALPPELRQVLSHMVLDGLTARETSVMLGVAEGTVKTRVRRARLALREALS; encoded by the coding sequence ATGGGCGACGCGGCGCTGCTCCGTCGCGTCAGCCGGGGCGACCGCGCGGCCTTCGACGAGCTGTACCGGCGCACCTCCCCCTGGCTGCTGGTGCGGCTGCGCCGGCGCTGCAGCGACGACGACCTGGTGGCGGAGGTCCTGCAGGACACCTACCTGGCCGTCTGGCGGGCGGCGGGGTCCTTCTCCGGCCGGTCCGACGGCGAGGACACCTCGGCGGGCTGGCTGTGGACGATCGCCTCGCACCGGCTCGTCGACGCCTTCCGGCGGCGCGCGCGGCACGCGGCCGAGACCCCGACCGAGGAGGAGCCGCTGGTCGCCACCGAACCGGCGGCCGAGGACGTGGTGCTCCGGGGCCACGTGTCCGGCGAGATGGAACAGGCGCTGCTCGCGCTGCCGCCGGAACTGCGGCAGGTCCTGTCCCACATGGTGCTCGACGGCCTGACCGCACGAGAGACGTCCGTGATGCTCGGCGTGGCCGAGGGCACGGTGAAGACCCGGGTCCGGCGGGCACGCCTGGCCCTCAGGGAGGCACTGTCATGA
- a CDS encoding ABC transporter ATP-binding protein, with the protein MRTLSSAETAPTRYAWTVEASDLKVRAGRTLAVDGLTLRLGTGVHGLLGPNGAGKTTLIRALATVLPVTGGDLTLLGHDAARGSHLRDIRRELGYLPQQFGFYPKFTVREFVEYMAWLKEMPDREIPAAAQRAIERVGLADQAGQKMKALSGGMLRRAGIAQAVVHDPRFLLLDEPTVGLDPAQRVGFRTLLRELGHDACLLVSTHLVEDVSAACHNVVLMASGQKVWEGTPDELAAAGQDSDPGDSPTERGYSALLGRAGGWN; encoded by the coding sequence ATGCGCACCCTCAGCTCCGCCGAGACCGCCCCGACCCGCTACGCCTGGACCGTCGAGGCGAGCGACCTGAAGGTCCGCGCCGGGCGCACCCTGGCCGTCGACGGCCTGACCCTGCGCCTGGGCACCGGCGTGCACGGGCTGCTCGGCCCCAACGGCGCCGGCAAGACCACCCTGATCCGCGCCCTGGCCACCGTGCTGCCCGTGACCGGCGGTGACCTCACCCTGCTCGGTCACGACGCCGCCCGCGGCAGCCACCTGCGCGACATCCGCCGCGAACTCGGCTACCTGCCGCAGCAGTTCGGTTTCTACCCGAAGTTCACCGTTCGCGAGTTCGTCGAGTACATGGCCTGGCTCAAGGAGATGCCCGACCGCGAGATCCCCGCCGCCGCCCAGCGCGCCATCGAGCGCGTCGGGCTCGCCGACCAGGCCGGCCAGAAGATGAAGGCCCTGTCCGGCGGCATGCTGCGCCGCGCCGGCATCGCCCAGGCCGTCGTGCACGACCCCCGCTTCCTGCTGCTCGACGAACCCACCGTCGGCCTCGACCCGGCCCAGCGCGTCGGATTCCGCACCCTGCTGCGCGAACTCGGCCACGACGCCTGCCTGCTCGTCTCCACCCACCTGGTCGAGGACGTCTCCGCCGCCTGCCACAACGTCGTGCTCATGGCCTCCGGGCAGAAGGTCTGGGAAGGCACCCCCGACGAACTGGCCGCCGCCGGCCAGGACAGCGACCCGGGCGACAGCCCCACCGAACGCGGCTACAGCGCCCTGCTGGGCCGGGCCGGGGGCTGGAACTGA
- a CDS encoding AfsR/SARP family transcriptional regulator, producing the protein MTNDARRYAILGPLDVRLGSRRLDVPAGRQRTLLATLLLNPNRVVSVDEIVDRVWGERPPQRPRAALHTYVTRLRHSLEPLPPVETTAGGYLIETDAHELDLLRFRELSAEAERADRRHDLDTEAHLLEAALDLWHGPLLPDITSDSLRRDVLPTLHEERLQVVERRNEVAIELGHHDDVVAELKSLTHRHRYREKLWHQLMLALYRGGRTVEALQTYGRLTNHLRAEFGVDPGDDLQRLHLAILRSEPR; encoded by the coding sequence ATGACGAACGATGCCCGGCGGTACGCGATTCTCGGGCCACTGGACGTACGACTCGGCTCACGCCGCCTGGACGTACCCGCCGGACGGCAGAGAACCCTGCTGGCCACCCTGCTGCTCAACCCCAACCGGGTGGTCTCGGTCGACGAGATCGTCGACCGGGTCTGGGGCGAGCGGCCACCCCAGCGGCCCCGCGCCGCCCTGCACACCTACGTCACCCGGCTGCGGCACTCACTGGAACCACTGCCTCCGGTCGAGACCACCGCGGGCGGCTACCTCATCGAGACCGACGCGCACGAGTTGGATCTGCTGCGCTTCCGCGAACTCTCGGCCGAGGCCGAACGCGCCGACCGGCGCCACGACCTGGACACCGAGGCCCACCTGCTCGAGGCCGCCCTCGACCTGTGGCACGGCCCGCTCCTGCCCGACATCACCTCCGACTCCCTGCGCCGCGACGTCCTGCCCACCCTGCACGAAGAACGCCTGCAGGTCGTCGAGCGCCGCAACGAGGTCGCCATCGAGCTCGGGCACCACGACGACGTGGTCGCCGAGCTGAAGTCCCTCACCCACCGGCACCGCTACCGCGAAAAGCTCTGGCATCAACTCATGCTCGCCCTCTACCGGGGCGGGCGCACCGTCGAGGCCCTGCAGACCTACGGGCGGCTCACGAACCACCTGCGCGCCGAGTTCGGCGTCGACCCGGGCGACGACCTGCAGCGACTGCACCTGGCCATCCTGCGCAGCGAACCACGGTGA